A part of Drosophila ananassae strain 14024-0371.13 chromosome 2R, ASM1763931v2, whole genome shotgun sequence genomic DNA contains:
- the LOC6502818 gene encoding uncharacterized protein LOC6502818 → MGATPAKPLGASETKAFLNFMKFFKKEHTDLEKSEIDKCGADTWGKLMPDQKKLFAVKPASAFARRKKKTAPKKPRKPRKNKFIEDSRKPSQRGSKKKNNFKSNRKTSVPAMSSAFLGFMREFRRNNSNMGTLLSLQKGTKEWVKLSKDDQDRYRKEPQHRRSHDAKCSKDDSQTAALSN, encoded by the exons ATGGGAGCTACACCCGCCAAGCCGCTTGGGGCGTCGGAGACCAAGGCTTTCTTGAACTTTAtgaagtttttcaaaaaggagCATACGGACCTTGAAAAAAGCGAGATAGACAAATGTGGGGCCGATACATGGGGGAAACTAATGCCAGATCAAAAGAAGCTCTTTGCG GTTAAGCCAGCATCAGCATTTGCCCGCCGCAAAAAAAAGACAGCTCCTAAAAAACCTCGGAAACCACGAAAGAACAAGTTCATTGAGGATTCCCGAAAACCGTCTCAGAGAGgttcaaagaaaaaaaataattttaagtccAACCGGAAGACCTCAGTGCCGGCTATGAGTAGTGCTTTCCTTGGTTTCATGCGTGAGTTCCGAagaaataattcaaatatGGGGACGCTGCTTTCACTCCAAAAAGGTACCAAAGAATGGGTTAAACTATCAAAGGACGATCAAGATCGATACCGTAAAGAG CCCCAACATCGGCGGAGTCATGACGCAAAGTGCAGTAAAGACGATTCTCAAACGGCGGCTTTAAGTAATTGA